Proteins co-encoded in one Chroicocephalus ridibundus chromosome 6, bChrRid1.1, whole genome shotgun sequence genomic window:
- the FFAR4 gene encoding free fatty acid receptor 4, with protein MPGPGGEPEENKTYFPFFSDFRGRNVTALRIGESSALACIFLLALAGNIWGICLLVRQQHRLRAANCLVLNLFCADLLFITAIPFIAVVRWTETWVLGDVVCHMLFYVVSLSGTVIILSLSAVSLERVVSIARLRHAALRRRKALAAALLLIWGIAALATLPLCWFFSVVRLPAAAGEEIQICTLVWPSIGGEIAWDVTFATVFFLIPGLVIVISYSKILQITKASRRSLNAGLAYSENHKIRVSQQDYKLFRALFVLMISFFIMWSPIIIIILLILVQSYKKDFNILPSVFFWIALFTFANSAVNPILYNVAYFRRKCQEILLCCTGNPVRHGAGTESTARRSNHEQPHLSFITR; from the exons ATGCCGGGGCCCGGGGGTGAGCCAGAGGAGAACAAGACCTACTTCCCCTTCTTCTCAGACTTCAGGGGCCGCAACGTGACGGCCCTGCGCATCGGCGAGTCGTCCGCCCTGGCCTGCATTTTCCTGCTGGCCTTGGCAGGAAACATCTGGGGCATCTGCCTGCTGGTACGGCAGCAGCACCGGCTGCGCGCTGCCAACTGCCTGGTCCTCAACCTCTTCTGCGCCGACCTGCTCTTCATCACCGCCATCCCCTTCATCGCCGTGGTGCGCTGGACCGAGACCTGGGTGCTGGGCGACGTCGTCTGCCACATGCTCTTCTACGTGGTGAGCCTCAGCGGCACCGTCATCATCCTCTCCCTCTCGGCCGTCAGCCTGGAGCGCGTCGTCAGCATCGCCCGGCTGCGCCacgccgccctccgccgccgcaAGGCGCTggccgccgccctcctcctcaTCTGGGGCATCGCCGCCCTCGCCACCCTGCCGCTCTGCTGGTTCTTCAGCGTGGTgcggctgcccgccgccgccggcgag GAGATTCAGATTTGCACCTTGGTTTGGCCCAGCATTGGAGGAGAAATAGCTTGGGATGTGACCTTTgccactgttttctttctaataCCAGGATTAGTCATTGTCATCAGCTATTCCAAAATCTTACAG ATTACAAAAGCATCAAGGAGGAGTTTAAATGCTGGTTTAGCCTACTCAGAAAATCATAAGATTCGTGTTTCCCAGCAAGACTACAAACTATTCCGAGCCCTCTTTGTGTTGATGATCTCTTTCTTCATCATGTGGAGCCcaattataataattattcttttaattttagtCCAGAGTTACAAAAAAGATTTCAATATCTTGCCATCAGTTTTCTTCTGGATAGCATTATTCACTTTTGCCAACTCTGCTGTCAATCCAATTTTGTACAATGTTGCCTATTTCAGACGTAAATGTCAGGAAATTCTTCTCTGTTGTACAGGGAACCCTGTAAGGCATGGAGCTGGTACAGAAAGCACTGCAAGAAGAAGTAACCATGAACAACCACATTTGTCTTTCATTACCAGATAA
- the RBP4 gene encoding retinol-binding protein 4 isoform X1: protein MPWGPVRDRMAHAERALPCLLLLALALLGSSMAERDCRVSSFKVKENFDKTRYSGTWYAMAKKDPEGLFLQDNVIAQFTVDENGQMSATAKGRVRLFNNWDVCADMIGSFTDTEDPAKFKMKYWGVASFLQKGNDDHWVVDTDYDTYALHYSCRQLNEDGTCADSYSFVFSRDPKGLPPEAQKIIRQRQIDLCLDRKYRVIVHNGFCS from the exons ATGCCCTGGGGACCTGTCAG GGACAGGATGGCCCACGCAGAGAGAGctcttccctgcctgctgctgctggcactagCCTTGCTGGGCAGCAGCATGGCGGAGCGGGACTGCCGAGTAAGCAGCTTCAAAGTCAAGGAGAACTTCGACAAGACCAGg TACAGCGGCACCTGGTATGCCATGGCAAAAAAAGATCCTGAGgggctgtttctgcaggacaACGTGATAGCCCAGTTCACTGTCGATGAGAATGGACAAATGAGTGCCACTGCAAAGGGCAGAGTCAGACTCTTCAA TAACTGGGATGTCTGTGCTGACATGATTGGTTCTTTCACTGACACAGAGGATCCTGCCAAGTTCAAGATGAAGTACTGGGGTGTTGcctcttttctgcagaaaggaa ATGATGATCACTGGGTAGTGGACACAGATTATGATACTTATGCTCTTCATTACTCCTGCCGCCAACTAAATGAAGATGGTACTTGTGCTGATAGCTATTCCTTTGTGTTCTCCCGGGACCCCAAGGGATTGCCTCCGGAGGCACAGAAAATTATCAGACAAAGGCAGATAGACCTCTGCTTGGACAGAAAATACAGAGTTATTGTTCATAACg GATTTTGCTCTTAA
- the RBP4 gene encoding retinol-binding protein 4 isoform X2, producing the protein MAHAERALPCLLLLALALLGSSMAERDCRVSSFKVKENFDKTRYSGTWYAMAKKDPEGLFLQDNVIAQFTVDENGQMSATAKGRVRLFNNWDVCADMIGSFTDTEDPAKFKMKYWGVASFLQKGNDDHWVVDTDYDTYALHYSCRQLNEDGTCADSYSFVFSRDPKGLPPEAQKIIRQRQIDLCLDRKYRVIVHNGFCS; encoded by the exons ATGGCCCACGCAGAGAGAGctcttccctgcctgctgctgctggcactagCCTTGCTGGGCAGCAGCATGGCGGAGCGGGACTGCCGAGTAAGCAGCTTCAAAGTCAAGGAGAACTTCGACAAGACCAGg TACAGCGGCACCTGGTATGCCATGGCAAAAAAAGATCCTGAGgggctgtttctgcaggacaACGTGATAGCCCAGTTCACTGTCGATGAGAATGGACAAATGAGTGCCACTGCAAAGGGCAGAGTCAGACTCTTCAA TAACTGGGATGTCTGTGCTGACATGATTGGTTCTTTCACTGACACAGAGGATCCTGCCAAGTTCAAGATGAAGTACTGGGGTGTTGcctcttttctgcagaaaggaa ATGATGATCACTGGGTAGTGGACACAGATTATGATACTTATGCTCTTCATTACTCCTGCCGCCAACTAAATGAAGATGGTACTTGTGCTGATAGCTATTCCTTTGTGTTCTCCCGGGACCCCAAGGGATTGCCTCCGGAGGCACAGAAAATTATCAGACAAAGGCAGATAGACCTCTGCTTGGACAGAAAATACAGAGTTATTGTTCATAACg GATTTTGCTCTTAA